One segment of Lachancea thermotolerans CBS 6340 chromosome E complete sequence DNA contains the following:
- the ASI1 gene encoding putative ubiquitin-protein ligase ASI1 (similar to uniprot|P54074 Saccharomyces cerevisiae YMR119W ASI1 Putative integral membrane E3 ubiquitin ligase genetic interactions suggest a role in negative regulation of amino acid uptake), with the protein MTDLNDTTLGHFSYLNNTRAALIDENMFLAPFINYPYKIARSFYSAVLSQYKSQTGVSLATNSAHLGASTLVETAGYFFSNYAIGCFVTAMVLNRIVAMASLRSNSQVARLPLWSRFIFHACAILALGYNVILTLRPFADEKPLVDIHNYFGITYGVICLSHCIETFVTTTTNLKPMEEFDYSIFELSMHFYALTRSNPRPEDFIPDCLMALLGRLIIHSVELTNKRNRRLLLSTILNMGHLVYLGQRVYTLGTGSLPLLVRYRHFPKLLALFCTAVSLACYALACIARLNPFSSNDEAHDISDLQFHSFMNNWYATLNCTGEEEFTSTLIKLAIMICNPEQAKRFGLHRELSQLRQPGEVHKSFFVSGYNSKWQSIPQEAITDGAAKQGRTVWQRKVTAVRDLLVAVFQRLKATFGKAPTGHANESFSEEHKKNLNDFVSERNYIKFLSLAPDLNANRIQSNDLKYLLPEDDFSADYLASDDEGSEELLEEFGSEDEESELGDVPLTDLIVPPNSSMPAQMGNTNDLKWFYSMWSILSCELQHNKRLTRSQYSELNEPGILHEVMMERIAETGSSNEAKEKSERDMTCVVCKTNTRNIVLWPCKCFALCEECRVSLGLRGFKTCICCRTDVRGYSKINAV; encoded by the coding sequence ATGACGGACCTCAACGACACGACGCTGGGACACTTTTCGTATCTCAACAATACGAGGGCTGCTCTTATTGATGAGAACATGTTTTTGGCACCCTTCATCAACTATCCGTACAAAATCGCGCGATCGTTCTACTCTGCGGTCTTGTCACAGTACAAGTCACAGACAGGTGTTTCGCTCGCCACAAACTCTGCGCACTTAGGTGCTTCCACGCTCGTCGAGACTGCGGGCTACTTCTTCAGTAATTATGCCATTGGCTGCTTTGTGACTGCGATGGTCCTCAACCGCATTGTAGCCATGGCTTCCCTGAGATCAAACTCCCAGGTTGCTCGGCTACCGCTGTGGTCTCGTTTCATCTTCCATGCTTGTGCTATCCTGGCACTGGGTTACAATGTAATATTGACGCTGCGACCGTTCGCGGATGAAAAGCCGCTCGTGGACATACACAACTACTTCGGAATAACTTACGGGGTAATTTGCTTGTCACACTGCATTGAAACGTTTGTAACCACCACTACAAACTTGAAACCCATGGAGGAATTCGATTACAGTATTTTTGAGTTATCCATGCACTTTTATGCGTTGACTAGGTCAAACCCGCGCCCGGAAGACTTTATCCCGGATTGCCTGATGGCGCTTCTGGGTCGCTTGATTATACACTCCGTCGAATTGACGAACAAAAGGAATCGgcggctgctgctgtctACAATACTTAATATGGGCCACTTGGTATACCTGGGGCAAAGGGTCTACACTTTGGGTACTGGTTCTTTGCCTCTGCTAGTACGATACCGGCATTTTCCTAAGCTTTTGGCTTTGTTCTGTACCGCCGTTTCCCTTGCATGCTACGCGCTTGCATGTATTGCAAGACTGAaccctttttcttccaacGATGAAGCTCACGATATTTCAGATTTGCAGTTTCACTCTTTCATGAACAACTGGTACGCGACTCTGAATTGCACCGGAGAGGAGGAGTTCACAAGCACGTTGATCAAGCTTGCTATTATGATTTGCAACCCCGAGCAGGCAAAAAGGTTTGGGCTCCATAGAGAGTTATCACAATTAAGACAACCTGGGGAGGTCCACAAGTCATTCTTCGTTAGCGGATACAACAGCAAATGGCAGAGTATACCACAGGAAGCAATTACGGACGGTGCTGCGAAGCAGGGGCGTACGGTCTGGCAGAGAAAGGTTACAGCTGTGAGGGACCTGCTGGTGGCTGTCTTCCAAAGACTCAAGGCAACGTTTGGGAAAGCTCCAACAGGCCATGCTAACGAGAGTTTTTCTGAGGAACACAAGAAAAATCTCAACGACTTTGTATCTGAAAGAAACTACATCAAGTTTCTCAGCTTAGCGCCCGACCTTAATGCGAACCGCATTCAATCGAATGACCTAAAGTATCTTTTGCCGGAGGACGACTTCTCCGCAGATTACTTGGCTAGCGACGATGAGGGCTCTGAAGAATTGCTAGAAGAGTTTGGTTCTGAAGACGAAGAGTCTGAGCTAGGTGATGTTCCGCTGACAGATCTCATCGTGCCGCCGAATTCTTCGATGCCTGCCCAAATGGGGAACACAAACGATCTGAAGTGGTTTTACTCAATGTGGTCCATCCTCAGTTGTGAACTGCAGCACAACAAAAGGCTAACCAGGTCGCAGTATTCAGAGCTCAATGAGCCAGGGATTTTACACGAAGTAATGATGGAACGAATCGCCGAGACGGGATCTAGTaatgaagcaaaagaaaaGTCGGAGCGTGATATGACATGTGTGGTGTGCAAGACAAATACTAGGAATATCGTCTTATGGCCTTGCAAATGCTTCGCGTTGTGCGAAGAATGTCGTGTCTCGCTCGGTCTACGAGGCTTCAAGACATGTATTTGTTGTAGAACAGATGTGCGGGGCTATAGCAAGATAAATGCAGTATGA
- a CDS encoding KLTH0E08998p (highly similar to uniprot|P38009 Saccharomyces cerevisiae YMR120C ADE17 Enzyme of 'de novo' purine biosynthesis containing both 5-aminoimidazole-4-carboxamide ribonucleotide transformylase and inosine monophosphate cyclohydrolase activities isozyme of Ade16p ade16 ade17 mutants require adenine and histidine) — protein MTAYNKTAILSVYDKTGLLDLAKGLSENNVHILASGGTARMVREAGFNVEDVSSITHAPEMLGGRVKTLHPAVHGGILARNLDSDEKDLKEQNIEKVDFVVCNLYPFKETVAKVGVSIPEAVEEIDIGGVTLLRAAAKNHSRVAILSDPKDYPQFLQELSKGEVSQDLKNRLALKAFEHTADYDAAISDFFRKQYSENKAQLPLRYGANPHQKPAQAFVSQQEELPFRVLCGSPGYINLLDALNSWPLVKELSASLNLPAAASFKHVSPAGAAVGIPLSDVEKQIYFVADIENLSPLACAYARARGADRMSSFGDFIALSNIVDVPTAKIISREVSDGVIAPGFEPEALELLSKKKGGKYCILQIDPNFAPEALESRQVYGVTLQQKRNDAIINKSSFKEIVSANKKITEQAVIDLTVATIALKYTQSNSVCYAKNGMVVGLGAGQQSRIHCTRLAGDKADNWWLRQHPRVLAFKWAKGVKRPEKSNAIDLFVTGQIPTEEPEKSEYESKFAEIPTPLTAEERKEWMGKLSNVALSSDAFFPFPDNVYRAVRSGVKYIAAPSGSVMDKAVFGAADSFDLVYVENPIRLFHH, from the coding sequence ATGACTGCTTACAATAAAACAGCTATCCTTTCGGTTTACGACAAGACCGGCCTTCTGGATCTAGCCAAAGGGTTATCCGAAAACAATGTGCATATTCTAGCGTCCGGCGGTACGGCACGTATGGTCCGTGAGGCCGGCTTCAACGTTGAGGATGTGTCCTCGATTACACACGCCCCAGAAATGCTCGGTGGCAGGGTCAAGACCCTGCATCCAGCTGTGCACGGTGGTATTCTAGCTAGAAACCTCGACTCCGATgaaaaggacttgaagGAGCAGAACATCGAGAAGGTGGACTTTGTGGTGTGTAACCTGTACCCATTCAAGGAGACTGTGGCTAAAGTCGGCGTCTCCATTCCCGAAGCCGTGGAAGAAATCGACATTGGTGGTGTCACTTTGTTGAGAGCGGCTGCCAAGAACCATTCCAGAGTGGCCATCCTGTCAGACCCCAAGGACTACCCTCAGTTCTTGCAGGAGCTGAGCAAGGGTGAGGTTTCCCAGGACCTTAAGAACAGATTGGCATTGAAAGCGTTCGAGCACACTGCAGACTACGATGCTGCGATTTCTGacttcttcagaaaacAGTACTCTGAGAACAAGGCCCAGCTACCCCTGCGTTACGGTGCCAACCCTCATCAGAAACCTGCTCAGGCTTTCGTCTCCCAACAGGAGGAGCTTCCTTTCAGGGTTCTGTGTGGCTCTCCAGGCTACATCAACTTGCTGGATGCCTTGAACTCGTGGCCATTGGTTAAGGAGCTATCGGCTTCTTTGAACCTGCCAGCcgctgcttctttcaagcaCGTTTCCCCAGCCGGTGCAGCTGTCGGTATTCCCCTCAGTGATGTCGAAAAGCAGATCTACTTTGTTGCAGACATCGAGAACCTCTCTCCATTGGCCTGTGCCTACGCTAGAGCCCGTGGTGCCGACAGAATGTCCTCTTTCGGCGACTTCATCGCCTTGTCTAACATTGTCGATGTTCCAACTGCCAAAATAATCTCCAGAGAAGTGTCTGATGGTGTTATCGCGCCAGGCTTCGAGCCAGAAGCTTTGGAACttctctcaaagaagaagggcgGTAAGTACTGTATTCTTCAAATCGACCCCAACTTCGCCCCTGAAGCTTTGGAGTCCAGACAAGTTTACGGTGTCACCCTccaacaaaagagaaacgatgccatcatcaacaaatctTCATTCAAGGAAATTGTTTCTgccaacaagaagatcacTGAACAGGCCGTCATTGATTTGACTGTTGCTACCATTGCCCTGAAATACACCCAATCGAACTCGGTGTGTTACGCCAAGAACGGTATGGTTGTTGGCTTGGGTGCAGGCCAGCAGTCTAGAATTCACTGTACAAGATTGGCCGGCGACAAGGCTGATAACTGGTGGTTGAGACAGCATCCTCGTGTCTTGGCTTTCAAGTGGGCCAAGGGCGTGAAGAGACCAGAAAAATCGAACGCTATCGATTTGTTCGTCACTGGTCAAATTCCTACCGAAGAGCCAGAAAAATCTGAGTACGAGTCCAAGTTCGCAGAAATTCCTACCCCACTGACTGCTGAGGAGAGAAAAGAGTGGATGGGCAAGTTGAGCAACGTTGCCCTGTCTTCTGACGCTTTCTTCCCATTCCCAGACAACGTTTACAGAGCTGTCAGATCGGGCGTTAAGTACATCGCTGCCCCATCAGGCTCCGTTATGGACAAGGCGGTTTTCGGTGCCGCCGACTCTTTCGACTTAGTTTACGTCGAAAACCCAATCCGTTTGTTCCACCATTGA
- a CDS encoding uncharacterized protein (weakly similar to uniprot|P53209 Saccharomyces cerevisiae YGR016W Hypothetical ORF), producing MSRVRKFNRGVLSKIHSDSDTDEDIPLHPLDIEEQEELISKLEFRNVSSNNYNIQLLSVAYVVCCGVFLSLVMKVQKIRGDTSMNKRLLLYSVNSIICSLLNLRYDLTKDFALSRAVKVRITSRKINIINCILLLLLTWEVTGKVDKILLQLLFHVPLLLFSLSVVSKKWICDLDEELNGLRGLKYKFKSA from the coding sequence ATGTCTAGAGTTCGAAAATTTAACAGAGGTGTACTGTCCAAAATACATTCCGACTCTGATACGGATGAAGATATTCCGTTGCACCCCCTGGACATTGAAGAGCAGGAGGAGTTAATAAGTAAGCTTGAGTTCAGAAATGTCTCTAGTAATAACTATAACATCCAGCTTTTGAGCGTGGCATACGTGGTATGTTGCGGCGTATTCTTGTCGTTGGTGAtgaaagttcaaaagatcaGGGGTGATACTTCTATGAACAAGCGGCTTCTATTGTATTCCGTCAATTCCATAATTTGTTCGCTACTGAACCTTCGTTACGACTTAACCAAAGACTTTGCTCTTTCCAGAGCCGTAAAAGTGAGAATTACTAGCAGAAAGATTAATATCATTAATTGCATACTACTCTTGCTACTTACGTGGGAAGTCACAGGCAAAGTTGACAAAATTCTGCTGCAGTTACTTTTCCATGTGCCATTACTATTGTTTAGTTTATCTGTGGTATCCAAAAAATGGATTTGTGATCTagacgaagagctcaacgGCCTCAGAGGTCTTAAgtacaagttcaagagtGCCTAA
- a CDS encoding KLTH0E08976p (conserved hypothetical protein) translates to MSAVWFYPNDNWSIGPTQRLGIYRGTAPKATELNWEANPRRSNHPKNSRSHAELDLSTRRRGCFCLIRYTRLRQQPLTCCSSPHDSDPAEAEEK, encoded by the coding sequence ATGTCAGCGGTATGGTTTTACCCAAATGATAACTGGTCCATAGGACCTACACAGCGTTTAGGAATATACCGCGGCACGGCGCCAAAGGCGACCGAGCTCAATTGGGAAGCTAACCCCCGAAGGAGCAATCATCCCAAGAACTCAAGGTCACATGCCGAACTTGATCTTAGTACCCGTCGACGGGGCTGCTTCTGTCTCATCCGCTACACAAGGTTGCGGCAACAACCGTTAACTTGTTGCTCAAGTCCACACGACTCAGACCCTGCCGAAGCAGAGGAGAAGTGA
- the EAT1 gene encoding putative hydrolase (similar to uniprot|P53208 Saccharomyces cerevisiae YGR015C Hypothetical ORF) yields MPIKRLVHEKLPYKPVVDLAYTHFKSPDFNTQRPPVVTLHGLFGSGKTFGSVGRKLSKDLGTEVYNLDLRNHGKSEIAKPYDYLTMARDVAKFLEDKIGPQKPVSLVGFSMGGKVGLLTSLSKAVNVHKCVSIDMPPYNVDDLGTDVDQNYGKILEFCNKKIKVEKGSKGWKDKVIKIFREVPTNKNAGAALYFSQGFTQLPVNNKPFDQARDLDPYIDYKAPLLEMTDLLDQIKSWPDEVVLSREGYRIRSDTPVLFMKGLKSPMIKSTYEKLGHIFPNYEVQEFDTGHVLITEAPDEFYKSCSAFLSA; encoded by the coding sequence ATGCCAATCAAAAGACTAGTGCATGAGAAGTTGCCTTACAAGCCTGTAGTTGATCTAGCATATACCCACTTCAAGTCACCGGATTTTAATACTCAGAGGCCACCGGTTGTTACCTTACACGGCCTGTTCGGGTCAGGCAAAACCTTTGGATCCGTAGGCCGCAAGCTTTCGAAAGATTTGGGAACCGAAGTGTACAATTTAGATTTGAGGAATCATGGAAAGTCAGAAATTGCGAAGCCTTACGATTATTTGACAATGGCGAGAGATGTTGCTAAGTTTTTGGAAGACAAGATTGGCCCCCAAAAACCCGTTTCCCTTGTAGGCTTCTCGATGGGCGGGAAAGTCGGGTTGTTGACATCGCTTTCGAAAGCAGTAAATGTTCATAAATGTGTTTCTATCGACATGCCGCCATACAACGTTGATGATCTCGGAACGGACGTTGACCAGAATTACGGTAAAATCCTAGAATTCTGtaacaagaagatcaaggtAGAGAAAGGCAGCAAGGGGTGGAAGGACAAAGTTATCAAGATATTTCGTGAAGTCCCCACGAACAAGAACGCGGGAGCAGCACTCTACTTCTCCCAAGGATTCACACAACTTCCAGTCAACAACAAACCGTTCGATCAAGCCCGCGATTTAGACCCATATATTGATTATAAGGCACCCCTTCTTGAGATGACAGATTTGCTGGATCAAATTAAATCTTGGCCCGATGAAGTAGTTCTCAGCAGAGAGGGATACAGAATACGTTCTGATACACCTGTCCTGTTTATGAAAGGTTTGAAGTCACCGATGATCAAAAGCACCTATGAAAAACTGGGGCACATCTTCCCGAACtatgaagttcaagagttTGATACGGGACATGTGCTCATTACTGAGGCTCCTGACGAGTTCTACAAGTCCTGTTCGGCTTTTCTGAGTGCTTGA
- the MSB2 gene encoding Msb2p (some similarities with uniprot|P32334 Saccharomyces cerevisiae YGR014W MSB2 Mucin family member at the head of the Cdc42p- and MAP kinase-dependent filamentous growth signaling pathway also functions as an osmosensor in parallel to the Sho1p-mediated pathway potential Cdc28p substrate) gives MMILSMRKLALGALLVAGARADGWTDLLSKLRDNGASGSDSGSATATSVSAALSTSPQATPSSSPVSSSIAAARSTSSAPAYSANSPLSSDNAPSTRPTTQLEDTTSHHSHSSYSPSDTQLTSYITSAQWTTSESSSLDPVSPTSERVTSTAAQSSAEQSSELTSSSSSDHPSLTSAWVAGTTSETPKIETHSSSNTVSQSSHTSLTSTSTSNDATKTTSSTEGFFSSVAQAFAESSQQSETTSSDAKTSNQNEGTTSQSATAISQSQSATSQSASTTSQSETATSQRAATTSPSEATSSEGQYTPSQSEITTSESENTASNSETSTRQSSTTSPSESAASSSSTTISSRTTAGQEVKSSSSIVTLSETTSDTQSTESSKVLTLSTETNHEDTTSSLTGTSTPSVEPTISSTEATTSVSTTSSARSTSDLSTATSETSSEDSATSISSLNTEESTAAPSSTNDPVESTQPRTSSLSTDTSTSLQYESTALYDSATSSAFRDSEPQSISSPVSTNPTSTVMSEGPATSFAISTSSETPEAQYSSAPAASQFTATGSVLTSTFPTEVSSTAEEVQYTTEISESSETTNFPTSTGSSSDTVFLDVSTTFGSVVSSETSYLYTGSSHQTSPESSPEPTSEPTSTDYQYTTSGSQDTSEQIPQTSPAPSEATISVSSTPQYTTETTPMTSASGYGASSAITPESTSEGAFSSEPTLTSSQAPVTESTQISSWAQDLSSAPLSLADAATSSPQWSAEPALSSTDFPASTVSSSAADIPTSTAFGTSSGPWQTSQWDTAAASSSTEYPLESSATTVSSGSSESPLPGSYMTSATSSDAEGSSESVYSSSNYSPGMVSTTSQWVPPTLSSSSDYSTSAEQSSGSFSVTDQPSVSDTPSSSVWSPSTDSTASQDLFRTSSYNSELSSEATTLSSGYTASSSSIFSAQTSETFSSEYGVTSTPPKSLPSSQYSVSSSQLSSDTTLVVSLSSELASSVFSEFSSGVSTGSAVLSTPSSTSTLYASSSEAVLSSQPSEGSTLSLPSSSLGASSSSPLSSYIVTSNPVSTLSPAPTSDSFATSSQASASSDQYVSNATPSSFIGATTTLDTLSNSEDVSSASTDEPTNVVSSSAPNGELGSVTQPDANSVPMTMPTTAVLTSPYPEQVSATSAAPVEPPISSTFVPTSTSNWLPTALVTASSDTNDTQSGSTDSNGSQLATQTLPQAIGAPTEVSQPEGYTLITIGFKQALNYPFVVTNAVTSAQIFAYLPETLNFPFDDAFSDITVARLGPLKVSNRDYLLTIAEVYFPSAQVENLQTLIQNDESKFYAKNATKNLLAAFVDATIPLTGLVEEEGSTSSGSSQSSGASSNVSTSSEGESEDGGKSGYRNSGTLGSSYYKSSTFTKQGGRSKLVGLIVGVVCGALVYIALMVITFRFIIKKMQLKASNPNLDETSSVGSASASGSLPYGNEKVADDQASITPSAKINNWMQQNHYDDLAAGNNLDNASSNEKPSALKISRPIATENSLGWNDV, from the coding sequence ATGATGATCTTGTCGATGCGCAAGTTGGCGCTGGGTGCTCTGCTTGTAGCAGGCGCTCGCGCGGACGGGTGGACCGATCTGCTCAGCAAGTTACGGGATAACGGTGCCAGCGGATCAGATTCTGGCAGCGCAACCGCAACATCAGTGAGCGCGGCGCTCAGTACCTCTCCACAGGCCACCCCTAGCTCGAGCCCCGTCTCGTCTAGCATTGCGGCGGCGCGTTCCACATCTTCAGCCCCAGCCTACAGTGCAAACTCTCCTTTATCCTCTGACAACGCCCCAAGTACAAGACCTACGACTCAGCTGGAAGACACGACCTCCCACCACAGCCATTCGAGCTACTCCCCCTCTGACACTCAGTTGACATCCTACATCACGTCTGCCCAGTGGACTACCTCAGAGAGCTCTTCGCTCGATCCCGTCTCGCCAACCTCAGAAAGAGTAACTTCGACTGCAGCGCAGTCTTCTGCAGAACAATCATCCGAGCTCACATCCTCCAGCAGCTCGGACCATCCTAGTCTCACTAGCGCTTGGGTGGCCGGAACCACTTCGGAAACTCCCAAAATTGAAACTCACAGCTCAAGCAATACAGTCTCTCAATCTTCTCACACCAGCCTAACGTCAACATCTACATCCAATGACGCCACCAAAACGACCTCCTCCACCGAAGGCTTTTTCTCCTCCGTCGCTCAAGCATTCGCTGAAAGTTCTCAGCAATCAGAGACGACAAGCTCTGACGCGAAAACTTCCAACCAGAACGAAGGCACTACTAGCCAAAGCGCAACCGCCATTAGTCAGAGTCAATCCGCTACCAGTCAGAGTGCAAGCACCACTAGCCAGAGTGAAACCGCTACTAGCCAACGTGCTGCAACTACTAGCCCAAGTGAGGCTACTTCTAGTGAAGGCCAATATACCCCCAGTCAGAGTGAGATAACCACTAGCGAGAGCGAGAACACCGCTAGCAACAGCGAGACCTCTACCAGGCAAAGCTCTACAACTAGCCCTAGTGAATCTGCCGCTAGCTCAAGCTCGACGACTATCTCGAGTAGGACAACAGCAGGTCAAGAAGTTAAGAGTAGCAGCAGCATTGTGACCTTGTCAGAAACTACGTCAGACACTCAATCAACTGAGAGTTCTAAAGTCCTCACTCTATCCACAGAAACGAATCACGAAGATACTACCTCTTCACTAACAGgaacttcaacaccttcCGTTGAGccaacaatttcttcaactgaGGCAACCACGTCAGTCAGTacaacttcttctgcgCGCTCCACCTCAGATCTTTCTACAGCAACAAGCGAAACAAGCTCTGAGGATTCGGCCACTAGTATTTCCTCATTAAACACAGAAGAAAGTACTGCTGCGCCGTCTTCAACAAACGATCCTGTTGAGTCAACCCAACCGCGCACAAGTTCCCTAAGCACTGACACTAGCACCTCACTGCAATACGAAAGCACCGCTTTGTACGACTCAGCAACATCCAGCGCTTTTAGAGATTCAGAGCCACAGAGTATCTCATCTCCTGTCTCGACTAATCCAACTTCGACAGTTATGAGCGAAGGCCCCGCGACCTCTTTCGCCATATCCACCTCGTCCGAGACACCAGAAGCACAATATTCCTCCGCTCCAGCTGCTTCGCAGTTCACGGCGACCGGATCGGTCCTCACTTCTACTTTCCCTACTGAGGTCTCAAGCACtgcagaagaagttcagtACACAACAGAAATATCAGAATCCTCAGAAACTACCAATTTCCCTACTTCCACTGGATCCTCCTCAGACACAGTATTTTTAGATGTCTCGACCACTTTTGGGTCTGTTGTTTCAAGCGAGACCTCATATCTTTACACTGGCTCTTCACATCAGACTTCCCCAGAATCGTCGCCTGAACCAACGTCTGAACCAACTTCAACTGACTACCAGTATACAACGAGCGGTTCACAAGACACCTCAGAGCAGATACCTCAAACATCTCCCGCTCCAAGTGAGGCAACGATCAGCGTTAGTTCAACTCCTCAATACACAACCGAGACCACTCCTATGACGAGCGCGTCTGGATATGGTGCAAGCTCCGCAATAACCCCAGAAAGCACCAGTGAGGGCGCTTTTAGCTCAGAGCCAACTTTGACAAGTAGCCAAGCTCCTGTCACCGAAAGCACACAAATCTCATCTTGGGCTCAGGATTTGTCTTCTGCCCCTTTGTCTTTGGCTGACGCTGCCACATCATCCCCTCAATGGAGCGCCGAACCAGCCTTGTCAAGCACAGATTTTCCGGCTAGCACAGTCTCGTCAAGCGCAGCTGATATACCCACTTCAACAGCCTTTGGCACGTCTAGCGGGCCATGGCAAACTTCGCAATGGGATACTGCAGCTGCCTCTTCCAGCACCGAATACCCTCTAGAGAGCTCAGCGACAACAGTCTCCAGTGGGAGCTCAGAATCCCCTCTCCCCGGAAGTTATATGACGAGTGCAACTTCATCGGATGCCGAAGGGAGCTCCGAGAGTGTTTACTCTAGCTCAAATTACTCACCTGGTATGGTTTCGACTACTTCTCAGTGGGTTCCTCCAACTCTATCTTCCAGCAGCGACTATTCTACAAGCGCAGAACAAAGCTCAGGCAGTTTTTCGGTCACTGATCAACCTTCTGTGAGCGATACCCCCTCGAGTTCTGTGTGGAGCCCAAGCACCGATTCTACAGCGAGCCAAGATCTTTTCAGAACATCCTCTTATAACTCTGAGCTGAGTTCAGAAGCTACAACCCTGAGTTCAGGTTATACAGCTAGTTCCAGTTCAATCTTTTCTGCGCAAACTTCAGAAACTTTCTCTTCGGAATATGGCGTTACATCAACACCACCAAAAAGTTTGCCAAGCTCTCAATATTCTGTCAGCTCCTCTCAATTGTCAAGTGATACAACCTTGGTGGTCAGTTTGAGCTCAGAATTAGCCTCTTCGGTATTCTCGGAATTTTCGTCTGGCGTGTCCACTGGGTCAGCGGTCTTATCAACCCCTTCGAGTACAAGCACGCTATATGCTTCTTCATCCGAGGCCGTACTTTCGAGCCAACCATCGGAAGGGAGCACGTTATCGTTGCCCTCCTCTTCGTTGGGCgcttcgtcatcatctCCACTCTCAAGTTACATTGTAACTTCAAATCCGGTGTCAACCTTGAGTCCAGCACCAACCTCAGATTCATTTGCAACTTCAAGCCAAGCATCGGCCTCAAGTGATCAATATGTTTCAAATGCGACTCCGTCCTCATTTATCGGTGCTACAACTACTCTGGATACTTTGTCCAATAGCGAAGATGTCTCCTCTGCAAGCACCGACGAGCCTACGAATGTTGTGTCTTCCTCTGCCCCTAATGGAGAGCTAGGTTCGGTGACACAGCCTGATGCCAATTCTGTTCCAATGACAATGCCAACCACTGCAGTACTCACATCTCCATATCCCGAGCAGGTCTCTGCAACGTCTGCGGCGCCAGTGGAACCACCTATTTCTAGCACCTTTGTTCCAACTAGCACCTCGAACTGGCTTCCAACAGCTCTGGTGACAGCCAGCTCGGACACCAATGATACCCAGTCTGGATCAACAGACTCAAATGGTTCGCAGCTTGCCACTCAAACGCTTCCCCAAGCGATCGGGGCGCCTACAGAAGTCAGCCAACCAGAAGGTTACACGTTGATTACGATTGGTTTCAAGCAAGCTTTGAATTACCCCTTTGTGGTTACAAACGCAGTTACAAGCGCCCAAATTTTTGCCTATCTGCCTGAGACACTCAACTTCCCATTTGATGACGCATTTAGCGACATTACAGTCGCTAGACTGGGCCCCTTAAAAGTAAGCAACAGAGACTACTTGCTTACTATAGCCGAAGTTTACTTTCCTTCTGCACAAGTTGAAAACCTGCAAACGCTGATTCAAAACGACGAAAGTAAATTTTACGCCAAGAATGCTACCAAAAACTTGTTGGCTGCTTTTGTTGATGCCACCATTCCTCTGACCGGCTTagtggaagaagaagggtCAACTTCATCTGGATCTAGTCAGAGCTCAGGAGCTTCATCTAATGTTAGCACCTCTTCTGAAGGAGAGAGCGAAGATGGAGGAAAATCAGGTTATAGAAATTCCGGAACTCTGGGATCATCTTACTACAAGTCTTCCACATTTACAAAACAAGGAGGTAGAAGCAAATTAGTAGGACTAATTGTTGGCGTTGTTTGCGGAGCCCTGGTTTACATTGCTTTGATGGTGATAACTTTTAGgttcatcatcaaaaagatgcAGCTTAAAGCCAGCAATCCAAACTTAGATGAAACGTCAAGTGTCGGTTCGGCTTCCGCCTCCGGTTCATTGCCGTACGGCAATGAGAAGGTTGCGGATGATCAAGCATCCATCACCCCAAGtgccaaaatcaacaacTGGATGCAACAGAACCACTATGATGACCTCGCTGCAGGCAACAATTTAGACAACGCCTCAAGCAATGAGAAGCCCAGCGCtctcaaaatttcaagacCAATTGCTACGGAAAATTCGTTGGGATGGAATGATGTCTAG